Proteins from one candidate division KSB1 bacterium genomic window:
- a CDS encoding RNA-binding protein gives MNLYVGNLSPEVTEDDLRGAFEPFGQISSIKVIKDKFTGEPRGFGFVEMPGKQQAKSAMENLNGTELKGKKIIVNQAREQTDRRHGGGGGRRGGGNWKNRF, from the coding sequence ATGAATCTCTATGTTGGAAATTTATCACCAGAAGTGACCGAAGACGATTTGCGAGGGGCTTTTGAACCATTCGGCCAGATTTCATCCATTAAGGTTATAAAGGATAAATTCACAGGGGAGCCACGTGGATTTGGTTTCGTTGAGATGCCAGGGAAACAACAGGCAAAATCTGCCATGGAAAACCTGAACGGTACCGAACTGAAGGGCAAAAAGATCATCGTCAACCAAGCCCGCGAGCAAACCGATCGGCGTCATGGCGGAGGCGGCGGGCGACGGGGTGGTGGGAATTGGAAGAATCGCTTTTAA
- the sucD gene encoding succinate--CoA ligase subunit alpha, with protein sequence MSILVDKNTRLVVQGITGGEGTFHTRQMIEYGTKVVAGVTPGKGGQKFDDKIPIYNTVAEAVAKEGANTAVIFVPPAFAADAIIESASAGIGLVVCISEGIPTLDMVKVFDFLKKHSTRLVGPNCPGVISPGKAKVGIMPGFIHKEGSIGVVSRSGTLTYEAVHQLTIRGIGQSTCIGIGGDPVIGTTFVDALALFEQDPDTKAVVMIGEIGGTAEEEAAKFVKDNMSKPVISFIAGRTAPPGRRMGHAGAIIAGGKGTAAEKMEALRSCGVHVCESPAEIGATVAKVIG encoded by the coding sequence TTGAGCATCTTAGTCGATAAAAATACCCGACTGGTCGTTCAAGGGATAACTGGTGGAGAAGGTACATTTCATACCCGTCAGATGATTGAATATGGCACAAAAGTAGTAGCGGGCGTTACTCCAGGCAAGGGCGGCCAGAAATTTGATGATAAAATTCCGATTTACAACACTGTCGCCGAAGCGGTCGCCAAAGAAGGCGCCAATACCGCGGTGATCTTCGTTCCCCCAGCTTTTGCAGCCGATGCAATTATCGAATCGGCAAGCGCTGGGATTGGTTTGGTGGTGTGTATTTCCGAGGGCATTCCCACACTTGATATGGTTAAAGTTTTTGACTTCTTGAAAAAGCATTCCACCAGATTGGTGGGGCCTAATTGCCCGGGGGTGATCTCCCCTGGCAAAGCTAAAGTGGGCATCATGCCCGGCTTTATCCATAAAGAAGGATCGATCGGGGTTGTCTCTCGGTCTGGCACTTTGACATATGAAGCGGTTCATCAATTGACCATTAGAGGGATTGGTCAATCGACGTGTATCGGCATTGGCGGCGATCCAGTGATTGGCACTACCTTTGTGGATGCACTGGCATTGTTCGAACAAGATCCAGATACCAAAGCCGTCGTAATGATTGGAGAAATTGGCGGAACAGCGGAGGAAGAAGCTGCCAAATTCGTGAAAGATAATATGTCCAAACCAGTTATCAGTTTTATTGCCGGAAGAACCGCTCCGCCAGGACGAAGAATGGGGCATGCTGGTGCTATCATCGCCGGCGGCAAAGGCACCGCAGCAGAAAAGATGGAAGCTCTCCGATCCTGCGGCGTTCATGTGTGCGAGAGCCCAGCCGAAATAGGAGCGACCGTAGCGAAGGTGATCGGGTGA
- a CDS encoding phosphodiester glycosidase family protein: MDRLNSNILIEQIESVAAGVSCHMIELWRDDTLHAQGRAVFIDVQKVQLKIECFFDLIEHNFLGVGQLRSQQLPNFGMSLFDYIDPIKRQARQLDGEELEHILVACNTVHTNFVRGNGFVINEGKLIHKPEGAIGIDGKEYIPLSGRFDCLILAPLPAKVHSVLIEKNRLRSELTIELAISGPQIIQHGCNTVRCIPVRTRDRGQTIGNEINYSPYCDRTSFTCFGITDQNELIILSMFAGNAQEQSGYRYYVSQPNVGITLNEMAELLIQLRAKEAIAGGGSGDTQQYIKGKGLWVSMPRPQPQRGQVAGLRGLGAILLVKSR, encoded by the coding sequence ATGGATCGTTTGAATAGTAATATTTTGATCGAACAAATCGAATCAGTTGCTGCTGGCGTCTCATGCCACATGATCGAATTGTGGCGTGATGATACCCTTCATGCGCAAGGCAGAGCCGTTTTCATCGATGTTCAAAAAGTACAATTGAAGATCGAATGCTTTTTTGATCTGATCGAGCATAATTTTTTGGGCGTGGGCCAGCTTCGTTCTCAACAATTGCCCAATTTTGGCATGAGTCTTTTCGATTATATTGACCCAATTAAGCGTCAAGCCCGACAGTTAGATGGAGAAGAATTGGAGCACATCTTGGTGGCCTGCAATACAGTGCACACGAATTTCGTCCGTGGTAATGGTTTCGTTATCAACGAGGGGAAGCTGATCCATAAACCCGAAGGTGCCATCGGCATTGATGGGAAAGAATATATTCCGCTCAGTGGGCGATTTGACTGCCTAATCCTTGCGCCTTTACCAGCCAAAGTCCATTCAGTTCTGATCGAAAAAAATAGGCTTCGAAGTGAGCTGACGATCGAATTGGCCATTTCAGGGCCGCAGATCATTCAACATGGATGCAACACTGTCCGATGTATTCCTGTTAGAACTCGGGATAGAGGACAGACGATCGGTAATGAGATCAACTACTCTCCTTACTGCGATCGGACCTCCTTCACTTGTTTTGGCATCACTGACCAAAATGAGCTGATCATTCTTTCAATGTTCGCTGGTAATGCCCAGGAGCAATCGGGCTACCGATATTATGTGTCCCAACCGAACGTGGGGATAACGCTGAACGAAATGGCTGAACTGCTCATTCAGTTGAGAGCCAAAGAGGCCATCGCTGGGGGAGGATCTGGAGACACGCAGCAATATATCAAAGGCAAGGGGCTTTGGGTTTCCATGCCGCGCCCGCAGCCCCAACGCGGCCAGGTAGCCGGATTGCGCGGCCTGGGGGCAATTCTATTGGTAAAATCCCGATAA
- a CDS encoding YCF48-related protein, which translates to MRIILATMILLSLAVPIHAGEWQWTVPSEKAIPIEIFRICMIDGLNGWIVGNDELGGRIYRTSDGWVHHEEIKINLVPNARYYDIAFADALHGWIIGKNGVILHTEDGGNTWHIQASNLTANDLRKLSVIDSKHAFVCGSKSTILFTKDGQHWRPAVINDWFPEDLLGIDMFDSSHGIAVGRNGKIFFTKNGTEWFPPFSPPLPLGKDYYDVAMVDQSKAWLVGSYKANNSIKCIFAKTEDGGDSWQLRIPPDTSFSGLFAVTFPNNSTGIAAGSRGCVFMTRDNENWVLLDRQFGNDGQTIAVVGDQIWIAGRGGTINYSSDFGATWTILPSMTSNFLYKIRAVDNSRILAIGYSSILEYSDNGGIDWKTMAVIADNESAIQLWGIDFANDQLGWIVGTGGFIARTRDGCKSWERQGKDFTDLWLHDIWASDENDLWIVGEKGLIMHSMDGGDAWHRNPKNLTSKDLFDIEGLNQNQLVAIGDNSTFLYSHDGGRNWNFARHNLSKNVKINSVHLIDETHAWAVGEEGTVMFSNDNGVNWKQQPFISDLRLEGIHFKDANIGYIVGENGLIFETIDGGKSWHPVAEGLTKKYLKSIEITKDGKILICGYYGTIIRYGPPVTPSLADNKPLIPMGFVFQENYPNPFNERTTLSYQLPVQTHVHLAVYNLMGQLVESLVNKEQSGGSYSVSWNAAGQSSGVYLFKLTTPEFSAVRKGLFLK; encoded by the coding sequence ATGAGAATCATTTTAGCCACAATGATCCTTTTGAGTCTTGCTGTCCCGATACATGCGGGGGAGTGGCAATGGACCGTTCCTTCAGAGAAAGCCATTCCGATTGAAATCTTCAGAATTTGCATGATTGATGGCCTGAACGGATGGATAGTTGGGAATGACGAGTTAGGCGGACGGATCTATCGCACATCTGATGGTTGGGTGCATCATGAGGAAATTAAAATCAACCTTGTTCCGAACGCACGATATTATGACATCGCTTTTGCCGATGCGCTTCATGGATGGATCATCGGCAAAAACGGCGTGATCTTGCATACTGAAGATGGGGGAAACACCTGGCATATTCAGGCGTCGAACCTCACGGCGAATGATTTGCGAAAACTCTCAGTGATCGACTCAAAACACGCCTTCGTATGTGGAAGCAAGAGTACGATCTTATTCACGAAGGATGGTCAGCATTGGAGACCAGCAGTGATTAATGATTGGTTTCCTGAAGATTTGCTTGGAATAGACATGTTTGATTCGAGTCATGGCATTGCTGTCGGTCGAAATGGCAAAATTTTCTTTACCAAAAATGGGACCGAATGGTTTCCTCCATTTTCTCCACCTTTGCCTTTAGGAAAAGATTATTATGATGTAGCAATGGTTGATCAATCAAAAGCGTGGTTAGTTGGAAGCTACAAAGCCAATAATAGCATCAAATGTATTTTTGCTAAAACCGAAGATGGTGGGGATAGCTGGCAACTCAGGATACCGCCAGATACGAGCTTTTCTGGACTTTTTGCGGTCACGTTTCCGAATAACTCCACTGGGATCGCAGCCGGTTCGCGCGGCTGCGTTTTCATGACCCGCGATAATGAGAATTGGGTACTCCTCGATAGACAATTCGGCAATGATGGTCAAACAATTGCGGTCGTTGGCGATCAAATTTGGATCGCGGGTCGTGGAGGCACAATTAATTATTCTTCAGATTTTGGAGCTACTTGGACAATCTTACCATCGATGACTTCAAATTTCTTATATAAAATTAGAGCCGTCGATAATAGTCGGATTCTGGCGATTGGCTATTCAAGCATTTTGGAGTATAGCGATAATGGCGGAATCGACTGGAAAACGATGGCAGTAATTGCCGACAATGAGTCCGCAATCCAGCTTTGGGGCATTGATTTTGCCAATGATCAACTAGGATGGATTGTTGGTACTGGTGGCTTCATTGCTAGGACTCGCGATGGCTGCAAATCCTGGGAACGGCAGGGGAAAGATTTCACCGATCTATGGTTGCACGATATCTGGGCTTCTGATGAAAATGATCTCTGGATTGTAGGTGAAAAAGGGTTGATCATGCACAGTATGGATGGCGGGGACGCCTGGCATCGAAACCCCAAAAATCTAACTAGCAAGGATCTATTTGATATTGAGGGATTGAATCAAAATCAACTCGTCGCAATCGGCGATAATAGCACCTTCCTTTATAGCCATGACGGCGGCAGAAATTGGAATTTTGCAAGGCATAACCTTTCTAAAAATGTTAAGATTAACTCAGTTCATTTGATTGACGAAACCCATGCTTGGGCTGTGGGCGAAGAGGGAACGGTGATGTTCTCTAACGATAACGGAGTCAATTGGAAGCAACAGCCATTTATTTCCGATTTGCGGCTGGAGGGAATACATTTCAAAGATGCGAACATTGGATATATCGTTGGGGAAAACGGATTGATCTTCGAGACAATCGATGGTGGAAAAAGTTGGCATCCTGTGGCTGAGGGTCTTACTAAGAAATATTTGAAATCCATCGAAATTACCAAAGATGGCAAAATTTTAATTTGCGGGTATTATGGTACCATTATCCGATACGGTCCTCCTGTAACTCCTTCATTGGCTGATAACAAGCCTCTGATTCCAATGGGTTTCGTTTTCCAGGAAAATTATCCAAATCCCTTTAATGAACGAACTACACTAAGTTATCAGCTTCCAGTGCAAACCCATGTTCATTTAGCAGTCTATAATTTAATGGGACAGTTGGTTGAGTCTTTAGTAAATAAAGAACAATCAGGTGGAAGCTACTCTGTCTCTTGGAATGCTGCGGGCCAATCCAGCGGTGTTTACCTGTTTAAACTCACCACTCCAGAGTTCAGTGCGGTCCGCAAGGGCTTGTTTCTCAAATGA
- a CDS encoding carbohydrate binding family 9 domain-containing protein produces MKHWITIVLIAIIFSTTYANNQDKIMVLRQTSTPIQVDGRIDAAWSLADSVSDFVQHQPYHGVAPSRATVAKLLASERALYCLIICYDDRASIQNHKGMLDEMGGDVVSLMLDTFGNKRTAYKFAVTASGVRADCRLLDDARNRDYSWDGIWFSAAQIYDWGYVVEMEIPFKSIQYDEKLNEWGLDIDRWIPTRTEDIYWCRYEENEGQRVSKFGRLVFENFQPTAKGLNLEIYPVGITKFSYLRDRKYEATLSAGIDIFYNPSPKLTYQLTVNPDFAQIEADPYQFNISRYESYFSERRPFFTEGNEIFMASGRERQSGFYRPLELFYSRRIGKKLPDGSEVPLLFGTKAFGRANSWEYGGFVAMTGDVDYEMNDQRYNEPRAYFGSIRLKKQILGNSSLGILAVAKHSHDQDNGVLDIDGALRMSDWQLSYQLAQSFKNGTGDVAGSAGFSLFREKYMVLARGRYIGKDFDVEQVGFVPWKGTGQFVGLGGPRWYFKEGAIRQIMVYTGGMVNYERVDAFTDYGGLIGYNMQFRSNWGFELNFDFADSKDAGVRYTTKELNFSSWFHTHPKWHGNIWGGYYRTYNFAREYLAYYWQVSGELEWQALNSLELGTSANVFVEGKPNGQVQDVFLNARPYFSITPVNNLSLRVYLDDLFVRSTDRTVQTIFGLLFSYNFSPKSWIYFAVNETRSREPQFDALGHLIANRLRVQDRDGVFKLKYLYYF; encoded by the coding sequence ATGAAGCATTGGATAACCATCGTTTTGATAGCCATCATCTTCAGCACCACGTATGCGAATAATCAGGACAAGATTATGGTGCTTCGACAGACCTCCACACCGATTCAGGTTGATGGCCGAATTGATGCGGCGTGGAGCCTGGCGGACTCGGTGAGCGATTTTGTGCAGCATCAGCCTTACCATGGTGTAGCTCCATCTCGCGCAACCGTGGCAAAATTGCTAGCCAGTGAACGAGCGCTTTATTGCCTGATCATTTGCTACGATGATCGCGCGAGCATTCAGAACCATAAGGGCATGCTGGATGAAATGGGCGGCGATGTCGTTTCACTGATGTTAGATACGTTTGGCAATAAACGCACTGCGTACAAATTTGCTGTGACTGCTTCTGGGGTGCGTGCCGATTGTCGGCTCTTGGACGACGCTCGAAATCGTGACTATTCCTGGGATGGCATCTGGTTTTCTGCGGCGCAAATCTATGATTGGGGCTATGTAGTTGAGATGGAAATTCCATTCAAATCCATCCAATATGATGAGAAGCTGAATGAATGGGGGCTCGATATCGATCGCTGGATCCCGACCCGAACTGAGGATATCTATTGGTGTCGCTATGAGGAAAACGAGGGGCAGCGCGTCTCCAAGTTTGGTCGTCTGGTATTCGAAAACTTCCAGCCAACTGCCAAAGGATTAAACTTGGAGATTTATCCTGTCGGTATCACAAAATTTTCCTATCTGCGTGATCGCAAGTATGAAGCCACGCTATCTGCCGGGATCGACATTTTTTACAATCCTTCTCCAAAATTGACTTATCAGCTCACGGTTAATCCCGACTTTGCTCAGATAGAAGCGGATCCTTATCAGTTCAATATCTCCCGATACGAAAGCTATTTTTCAGAGCGGCGTCCGTTTTTCACTGAAGGGAATGAGATTTTCATGGCATCGGGCAGAGAACGACAGAGTGGTTTTTATCGACCCTTGGAATTGTTCTATTCTCGCAGGATTGGCAAAAAATTGCCTGATGGATCTGAGGTGCCGCTGCTCTTTGGAACTAAGGCTTTTGGCCGAGCGAATAGCTGGGAATATGGCGGATTTGTGGCGATGACCGGGGACGTGGATTATGAAATGAACGACCAAAGATATAATGAGCCGCGCGCCTATTTCGGATCAATTCGACTGAAAAAACAAATTCTCGGAAATTCTTCGTTGGGAATTTTGGCCGTCGCCAAACATAGCCATGACCAGGACAATGGGGTGCTGGATATTGACGGAGCCCTGAGGATGTCGGACTGGCAGCTCTCGTATCAGTTAGCTCAGTCATTTAAAAATGGTACTGGCGATGTCGCTGGCTCAGCAGGGTTCAGTTTATTCAGAGAAAAATATATGGTATTGGCGCGTGGTCGATACATTGGCAAGGATTTCGATGTGGAGCAAGTAGGATTTGTGCCTTGGAAAGGTACCGGTCAGTTCGTTGGACTGGGAGGACCGCGCTGGTATTTCAAGGAAGGAGCAATCCGCCAAATCATGGTATATACAGGCGGAATGGTGAATTATGAACGGGTGGATGCTTTCACTGATTATGGCGGTCTCATTGGGTATAACATGCAATTCCGCAGCAATTGGGGATTTGAGCTCAACTTCGATTTCGCCGATTCAAAAGATGCGGGAGTTCGATATACCACCAAAGAGTTAAATTTCAGCTCGTGGTTCCATACCCATCCCAAATGGCATGGCAACATTTGGGGAGGTTATTATCGGACCTACAATTTTGCCCGAGAGTACCTCGCCTATTACTGGCAGGTGAGCGGTGAATTGGAATGGCAGGCATTGAATAGCTTGGAACTTGGGACCTCAGCCAATGTATTTGTTGAGGGCAAGCCCAACGGCCAAGTACAGGATGTTTTTCTGAACGCGCGGCCCTATTTTTCGATTACGCCAGTGAACAATCTGAGCCTGCGGGTTTATCTCGATGACCTGTTCGTTCGATCAACCGACCGAACCGTGCAGACGATCTTCGGATTGCTGTTCTCCTACAACTTTTCGCCAAAGAGTTGGATCTATTTCGCAGTAAATGAAACGCGCTCGCGCGAACCACAATTCGATGCGCTCGGGCATCTGATCGCCAATCGACTTCGGGTTCAAGATCGAGACGGGGTGTTCAAGCTCAAATATCTGTATTACTTCTGA
- the arfB gene encoding alternative ribosome rescue aminoacyl-tRNA hydrolase ArfB → MIQITEHIKISEDEIREEFIRSSGPGGQNVNKVATAVQLRFDVQNSPSLPEEVKERLIKLAGNRITEDGELIITAKRFRTQGKNREDALQRLIELLSKASQKPKVRRRRKISLISKYRRLEEKRKISEKKKQRRFSQREAD, encoded by the coding sequence ATGATTCAAATCACCGAACATATCAAAATCAGTGAAGACGAAATTCGCGAGGAATTCATTCGATCTTCTGGGCCAGGGGGACAGAACGTGAACAAAGTGGCAACGGCCGTTCAGCTTCGGTTCGATGTCCAGAATTCTCCTTCGTTGCCTGAGGAAGTAAAGGAACGATTGATCAAATTAGCTGGAAATCGGATCACTGAAGATGGTGAACTTATTATCACGGCAAAACGATTTCGCACCCAGGGCAAAAATCGGGAAGACGCTTTGCAACGGCTGATCGAGCTTCTGAGTAAAGCATCTCAGAAACCAAAAGTCCGTCGCCGCAGAAAGATCTCCCTCATTTCAAAATACCGAAGATTGGAAGAAAAACGCAAAATTAGCGAGAAAAAAAAGCAACGGAGATTCTCACAGAGAGAGGCGGATTGA
- a CDS encoding peptidylprolyl isomerase, protein MKTAQNGDTVRVHYTGTLKDGTIFDSSEGREPLEFTIGEGFLMPAFEQGVIGLAEGETKTISIAAEDAFGPRREKLIGKIPRNQLPDDLIPEIGMQLQMMAPDEQPLIIRIIDVSDDDITVDANHELAGEDLEFHVELVKIL, encoded by the coding sequence ATGAAAACAGCACAAAACGGCGATACAGTAAGAGTCCATTACACTGGGACATTAAAGGATGGGACGATATTCGATTCGTCTGAGGGAAGAGAACCATTGGAGTTTACTATCGGAGAAGGTTTTTTAATGCCCGCTTTTGAGCAGGGTGTAATTGGCCTGGCCGAAGGGGAAACGAAGACCATTTCAATCGCAGCGGAAGATGCCTTTGGTCCGCGCCGGGAAAAACTCATCGGCAAAATTCCTCGAAATCAATTGCCCGATGACCTTATCCCCGAAATCGGCATGCAACTTCAAATGATGGCACCCGATGAGCAACCCCTGATTATCCGCATCATCGATGTTTCCGATGACGATATCACGGTAGATGCCAACCATGAACTTGCTGGTGAAGATCTTGAGTTTCATGTCGAATTGGTAAAGATCTTATAA